The Sphingomonas sp. So64.6b genome includes a region encoding these proteins:
- a CDS encoding aspartate kinase, producing MARIVMKFGGTSMAGIERIRTVAARIKREVEAGNQVAVVVSAMAGETDRLVNFCREASSLYDPHEYDVVVSSGEQVTSGLLAIALQAIGVPARSWLGWQLPIRTSDGHASARIGEIETGRLNESLARGEVAVIPGFQGVAAGERVTTLGRGGSDTSAVAMAAAMGADRCDIYTDVDGVYTTDPRIVPRARKLKRVTYEEMLELASVGAKVLQTRSVGLAMKENVRVQVLSSFVDEDAPLGSAEPGTLIVSEEELGDMERQLITGIAHDKNEAKITLTAVPDRPGSVASIFAPLAEANINVDMIVQNVAHTTGSTDVTFTVPAADLAKSLDVLGKAQGDIGYVELFHDTRVAKISVVGVGMRSHAGVASLMFTTLGERGINIQAIATSEIKVSVLIEEDYTELAVRVLHTAYGLDAEDAA from the coding sequence ATGGCCCGTATCGTGATGAAATTTGGCGGCACGTCGATGGCCGGGATCGAGCGCATCCGCACTGTCGCCGCGCGCATCAAGCGCGAAGTGGAGGCGGGCAATCAGGTCGCTGTGGTCGTTTCGGCGATGGCCGGCGAGACCGACCGGCTGGTCAATTTTTGCCGCGAAGCATCGTCGCTCTACGATCCACACGAATATGACGTGGTGGTCTCGTCGGGCGAACAGGTGACCAGCGGGCTGCTGGCGATCGCGCTGCAGGCGATCGGCGTGCCGGCGCGCAGCTGGCTCGGCTGGCAATTGCCGATCCGCACTTCGGACGGCCATGCCTCGGCGCGTATCGGCGAGATCGAGACGGGGCGGCTCAACGAATCGCTCGCGCGCGGTGAAGTCGCGGTGATCCCGGGTTTTCAGGGCGTCGCGGCGGGCGAGCGGGTGACCACGCTCGGCCGAGGCGGATCGGATACGTCGGCGGTGGCGATGGCGGCGGCGATGGGCGCGGATCGCTGCGACATCTATACCGATGTCGACGGCGTCTACACGACGGATCCACGGATCGTGCCACGCGCGCGGAAACTGAAGCGCGTGACGTACGAGGAAATGCTGGAACTGGCGAGCGTCGGTGCGAAAGTGCTGCAGACGCGCTCGGTCGGTCTGGCGATGAAGGAAAATGTGCGGGTGCAGGTCCTGTCGTCGTTCGTCGATGAAGATGCGCCTTTGGGCAGTGCCGAACCCGGCACGCTGATCGTCAGTGAAGAGGAATTGGGCGACATGGAACGGCAACTGATCACCGGCATCGCGCACGACAAGAACGAAGCGAAGATCACGCTGACCGCGGTGCCCGACCGGCCCGGCTCGGTCGCGTCGATCTTCGCGCCGCTCGCCGAGGCCAATATCAATGTCGACATGATCGTGCAGAACGTCGCGCACACCACCGGGTCGACCGATGTGACCTTCACCGTGCCCGCCGCCGATCTCGCCAAGTCGCTCGACGTGCTGGGCAAGGCGCAGGGCGATATCGGTTATGTCGAACTGTTCCACGACACGCGCGTCGCCAAAATCTCGGTCGTCGGTGTCGGCATGCGCAGCCATGCTGGCGTCGCTTCGCTGATGTTCACCACGCTGGGTGAGCGCGGTATCAATATCCAGGCGATCGCCACCTCTGAGATCAAGGTCAGCGTACTGATCGAGGAGGATTATACCGAACTCGCGGTGCGTGTGTTGCACACGGCATACGGGCTGGATGCCGAGGACGCGGCCTGA
- the tolB gene encoding Tol-Pal system beta propeller repeat protein TolB, with the protein MMHHSKYLALALALSGTTAALAQTAPPPVQPSQPGQTAPAAGQQPDELVVDVVGGISAPLGIAIPVMPTAAVVNTPAGSTDELGRQLAAIVTNDLRNSGLFKPIASGGLKGVAFPEVTAPTFDYWGGAGASALVQGYIRANGDGTLTVGCYLYDVFSRNELARQGFVVPPGDWRRAGHKCADMVYSKLTGEGPYFDSRVIYVSETGSKAKRIKRLSIMDQDGANHRFLTNGQSIVLTPRFAPNQQTVVYMSYLNDRPAIYVYDIGTGKQHLLVNNPSLSFSPRVSPDGRTVVFSMAVAGNTDLYKVAITGGSPQRLTDAPGIDTGASFSPDGSRIVFESDRSGAQQIYVMNADGSNQQRISFGSGRYATPVWSPRGDLIAFTKIAGNFRIGVMSPSGSGEKLLTDDWQDEGPSWSPNGRVLMFHRQGRGGAGKADLWSVDLTGVNERRVPTPLDGSDPGWGPLRR; encoded by the coding sequence ATGATGCACCACAGTAAATATCTGGCGCTCGCGCTGGCGCTTTCCGGAACCACCGCCGCCTTGGCGCAGACTGCGCCGCCTCCCGTCCAGCCGTCCCAGCCGGGTCAGACCGCGCCGGCCGCCGGCCAGCAGCCGGACGAACTGGTCGTCGATGTCGTTGGCGGCATCTCGGCGCCACTCGGCATCGCCATCCCCGTCATGCCGACCGCCGCGGTGGTCAACACGCCGGCCGGCAGCACCGATGAGCTTGGGCGCCAGCTTGCCGCGATCGTGACCAACGATCTGCGCAACAGCGGTTTGTTCAAGCCGATCGCATCGGGCGGCCTGAAAGGCGTGGCCTTTCCCGAGGTGACCGCGCCGACCTTCGATTATTGGGGCGGTGCCGGCGCGTCCGCGCTGGTCCAGGGTTATATTCGCGCCAATGGCGACGGGACGCTGACCGTCGGCTGTTATCTCTACGATGTGTTTTCGCGCAACGAACTCGCGCGTCAGGGTTTCGTCGTACCGCCCGGCGACTGGCGGCGCGCGGGACACAAATGCGCCGATATGGTCTATTCGAAGCTGACCGGCGAAGGGCCTTATTTCGACAGTCGCGTCATCTATGTCTCGGAAACCGGCTCAAAGGCCAAGCGGATCAAGCGCTTGTCGATCATGGATCAGGACGGCGCCAATCACCGCTTCCTGACCAACGGCCAGTCGATCGTGTTGACGCCGCGCTTCGCGCCGAACCAGCAGACGGTCGTTTATATGAGCTATCTCAACGATCGGCCGGCGATCTATGTCTATGACATCGGGACCGGCAAGCAGCATTTGCTGGTCAACAATCCCAGCCTGAGCTTCTCGCCGCGCGTATCGCCTGATGGCCGCACCGTCGTGTTCTCGATGGCGGTCGCCGGCAATACCGACCTCTACAAGGTGGCGATAACCGGCGGCTCGCCGCAGCGGCTGACCGATGCCCCGGGGATCGACACCGGCGCCAGCTTCTCACCTGACGGCAGCCGGATTGTGTTCGAAAGCGATCGTTCGGGCGCGCAGCAAATCTATGTCATGAACGCCGATGGATCGAACCAACAGCGCATCTCGTTCGGCAGCGGACGTTATGCGACGCCGGTGTGGAGCCCGCGCGGCGACCTGATCGCCTTCACCAAGATCGCGGGCAATTTCCGCATCGGCGTGATGAGCCCGTCGGGCAGCGGCGAAAAGCTGCTCACCGACGACTGGCAGGACGAAGGACCGAGCTGGTCGCCCAATGGCCGCGTGCTGATGTTCCATCGCCAGGGCCGCGGTGGCGCCGGCAAGGCTGATCTTTGGTCGGTCGACCTGACCGGCGTCAATGAACGCCGCGTGCCGACGCCGCTCGATGGATCCGATCCGGGTTGGGGACCGTTACGTCGTTGA
- a CDS encoding YbgC/FadM family acyl-CoA thioesterase, with product MAEHDPDQPSLDLPTGGRFADRQHRFPIRVYFEDTDLSGMVYHANYLRFMERARSDMLRLVGVDQRGAHDAGEGAYAITELTIRYKAPAKLDDALVVVSSVIRVRAASVDIQQRVMRGAEILTIAEVTAALVAASGRPRRQPKHWVEAFERLVRQEIEGK from the coding sequence ATGGCCGAGCATGATCCCGACCAGCCGAGCCTCGATCTGCCGACCGGTGGGCGCTTCGCCGACCGGCAGCACCGTTTCCCGATCCGCGTCTATTTCGAGGACACCGATCTTTCGGGGATGGTCTATCACGCCAATTATCTGCGCTTCATGGAACGCGCCCGCTCGGACATGCTGCGCCTTGTCGGGGTCGATCAGCGCGGCGCGCATGATGCCGGCGAGGGCGCCTATGCGATCACCGAGCTTACCATTCGCTACAAGGCGCCGGCGAAACTCGACGACGCGCTGGTCGTTGTGTCGAGCGTGATCCGGGTGCGCGCGGCATCGGTGGATATTCAGCAACGAGTCATGCGTGGTGCGGAGATACTGACCATCGCTGAGGTGACCGCGGCGCTGGTCGCGGCATCGGGGCGACCGCGCCGGCAACCAAAACATTGGGTCGAGGCGTTCGAGCGTCTCGTCAGGCAGGAAATAGAAGGAAAGTAA
- the tolR gene encoding protein TolR, with protein sequence MSINLPSQRGRGRRAPMADINVTPLVDVMLVLLIIFMVTAPLLTAGVPVNLPDSRAKPLDQDQKPVQISLDEQGKLFVDDDEVTDALLPDVLQQIARKTENGQPPQIFLRADKTLKYDRVMRVMGELNRAGLNRVALVTVGSDK encoded by the coding sequence ATGTCGATCAACCTTCCCTCGCAACGGGGCCGTGGCCGCCGGGCGCCGATGGCGGACATCAACGTCACGCCATTGGTCGATGTCATGCTGGTGTTGCTGATCATCTTCATGGTCACCGCGCCGCTGCTCACCGCGGGCGTGCCGGTCAACCTGCCGGACAGCCGTGCCAAGCCGCTCGACCAGGACCAGAAGCCGGTGCAGATTTCGCTCGACGAGCAGGGCAAGCTGTTCGTCGATGATGACGAAGTGACCGACGCGCTGCTGCCCGATGTGCTGCAGCAGATCGCCAGAAAGACCGAAAATGGACAACCGCCGCAGATCTTCCTGCGCGCCGACAAGACGCTGAAATACGACCGGGTCATGCGCGTGATGGGTGAACTCAACCGCGCCGGCCTCAACCGCGTCGCGCTGGTCACGGTGGGCAGCGACAAGTGA
- a CDS encoding saccharopine dehydrogenase NADP-binding domain-containing protein: MQDPESAKMGQSIAVYGASGHTGRFVVAELQRRGFVPIAIGRHAARLVSLGLPGQAVEARVATVEEAASLDRALIGAVAVINCAGPFLDTADALAAAAVRARIHYLDVTPEQSSALATFERFAAPARAAAIIMVPAMGFYGGLGDLLATAAMGDWTSADEIRIGIALDSWQPTPGTRLTGQRNTARRLVIADEKLTPLADPAPQVSWSFADPFGVQDAVAMPMTETILISRHLRTDSLHTYLNLAPLRDLRDPSTPPPSPADDMGRSSQTFLIEVIVRKGLVERRASAQGRDIYAFTAPLVVEAVQRILAGAVDNLGSESGVFAPGEIFDAADFLRSLAPDHLRLEIG, encoded by the coding sequence ATGCAAGATCCGGAATCAGCTAAAATGGGTCAGTCGATTGCCGTTTACGGCGCTTCGGGACACACCGGGCGGTTCGTGGTCGCAGAGCTTCAGCGCCGTGGGTTTGTCCCGATCGCCATTGGTCGCCATGCGGCCCGACTGGTTTCTCTAGGCTTGCCCGGCCAGGCGGTCGAAGCGCGGGTCGCCACGGTCGAGGAGGCGGCATCGCTTGATCGGGCGCTGATCGGTGCGGTGGCGGTGATCAACTGCGCGGGGCCGTTTCTCGATACGGCGGATGCGCTCGCCGCCGCCGCAGTGCGCGCGCGCATCCATTATCTCGATGTCACGCCCGAACAGTCGAGCGCCCTGGCGACATTCGAACGATTTGCCGCACCAGCTCGGGCGGCTGCTATCATCATGGTCCCGGCAATGGGTTTCTATGGCGGCCTTGGTGATCTTCTGGCCACGGCCGCGATGGGCGACTGGACGTCGGCGGACGAGATCCGCATCGGTATTGCGCTGGACAGCTGGCAACCGACACCGGGGACGCGACTGACCGGTCAGCGCAACACCGCCCGCCGCCTGGTTATCGCCGATGAGAAGCTGACGCCATTGGCCGATCCGGCGCCGCAAGTGTCATGGAGCTTCGCCGATCCGTTCGGCGTGCAGGACGCCGTGGCAATGCCGATGACCGAAACAATCCTGATTTCGCGTCACCTGCGCACCGACAGCCTTCATACCTATCTCAATCTCGCGCCGTTGCGGGACTTGCGCGATCCCTCGACGCCGCCGCCCAGCCCGGCCGACGATATGGGGCGTTCGTCGCAGACTTTCCTGATCGAGGTGATCGTCCGGAAGGGCCTGGTGGAGCGTCGGGCCAGTGCACAGGGCCGGGATATCTATGCGTTTACCGCGCCGCTGGTGGTTGAGGCCGTGCAGCGGATCCTGGCGGGCGCGGTCGATAATCTCGGCAGCGAGTCGGGCGTCTTTGCGCCGGGCGAGATATTCGATGCTGCGGATTTTCTGCGTTCGCTGGCGCCAGATCATCTGAGATTGGAAATCGGCTGA
- a CDS encoding TetR/AcrR family transcriptional regulator encodes MRHKNDARPDDGLPQGATDVRERVLETASALFYRRGVRAVGVDLVVEEAGVAKTSLYRHFRTKDDLIAAFLAREDEDFWACWDRAAQGHETDAGAELEAQLDWIAARVSRPDYRGCPQINVAAEFPDADHPARAVATQHKNELRGRLKGIADRLEVRRPDELAMQLSLLINGAFVSSQMFSAGEAGPLLLTTARALIAAQN; translated from the coding sequence ATGCGACACAAGAACGACGCCAGGCCCGATGACGGGCTGCCCCAAGGCGCGACCGATGTACGGGAGCGCGTTCTCGAAACGGCATCGGCGCTGTTCTATCGCCGCGGCGTTCGCGCCGTTGGCGTGGACCTGGTGGTCGAGGAAGCCGGCGTGGCGAAAACCAGCCTGTATCGCCACTTCCGGACCAAGGACGACCTGATCGCCGCGTTCCTTGCTCGCGAGGACGAGGATTTCTGGGCGTGCTGGGACCGGGCGGCACAAGGTCATGAGACGGATGCCGGCGCAGAACTGGAGGCACAGCTGGACTGGATCGCGGCGCGCGTCAGCCGCCCGGATTATCGTGGCTGCCCGCAGATCAACGTCGCCGCCGAATTTCCCGACGCCGACCATCCCGCGCGTGCGGTGGCGACACAGCACAAGAACGAGCTTCGCGGGCGCCTGAAAGGCATCGCCGACCGGCTCGAGGTGCGCCGCCCCGATGAACTGGCGATGCAATTGTCGCTGCTGATCAACGGCGCGTTCGTGAGTTCGCAGATGTTTTCGGCGGGTGAAGCTGGGCCGTTGTTGCTAACGACGGCCCGTGCCTTGATTGCCGCGCAAAATTGA
- the ubiG gene encoding bifunctional 2-polyprenyl-6-hydroxyphenol methylase/3-demethylubiquinol 3-O-methyltransferase UbiG, with product MANASTPVTTIDPAEAAHFGAMAADWWDPHGSSGMLHRLNPVRLVYLRSQMDRHWQLDETSFKPMAGRTALDVGCGAGLLCEPLARLGAAVTGIDAAPENVAAARVHASQSGLTIDYRAGGVEGLGGETFDLVTSLEVIEHVSDPAGFIAGLAGALAEGGLLILSTPNRTALSRLAMITLAEGTGRIPRGTHDWNKFLTPAELIALIEAAGLSVVDTRGLSFSAAKGFVLSDDVKLDYFVTAVRA from the coding sequence ATGGCAAACGCAAGCACACCTGTAACGACCATCGATCCGGCCGAGGCCGCGCATTTCGGCGCGATGGCGGCCGATTGGTGGGATCCGCACGGATCGTCGGGAATGCTCCACCGTCTCAATCCGGTTCGGCTGGTCTATCTCCGGTCGCAAATGGACCGGCATTGGCAGCTCGACGAGACGAGCTTTAAGCCGATGGCGGGCAGGACCGCGCTTGATGTCGGCTGTGGCGCCGGCCTGTTGTGCGAGCCGCTCGCCCGGCTCGGCGCCGCGGTGACCGGCATCGATGCCGCACCCGAAAATGTCGCCGCCGCGCGCGTGCACGCCAGCCAATCCGGCCTGACGATCGATTACCGGGCTGGTGGCGTCGAAGGGTTGGGTGGGGAGACGTTCGACCTGGTCACCTCGCTGGAAGTGATCGAACATGTCAGCGACCCGGCCGGATTCATTGCCGGGCTGGCCGGCGCACTCGCCGAGGGCGGGTTGCTGATCCTGTCGACGCCCAACCGCACCGCACTGTCACGGCTCGCCATGATCACACTCGCCGAAGGAACCGGACGGATTCCGCGCGGGACGCATGACTGGAACAAGTTCCTGACGCCAGCAGAGCTGATCGCATTGATCGAGGCGGCCGGGTTGAGCGTAGTCGATACGCGAGGCTTGAGCTTTTCCGCCGCGAAGGGCTTCGTGCTGAGCGACGATGTGAAGCTGGATTATTTCGTGACGGCAGTGCGGGCTTAG
- a CDS encoding YdeI/OmpD-associated family protein, which produces MEIERAGLPILAFADAKAWEAWLGRQPRTSKGVWLKLAKASAGAPSVSKAQAIDGALVHGWIDGQLNPFDADWWLIRFTPRKPRSKWSEKNRIRAIELIAAGRIAPAGQVEIEAAKADGRWDAAYAPQSTIEVPDDLAAALDAEPGARSFFGTLTGANRYAILYRIHEAKKPETRAARITKFVGMCARGETVHGNR; this is translated from the coding sequence ATGGAGATCGAGCGCGCCGGCCTGCCGATCCTGGCTTTTGCCGATGCCAAGGCATGGGAAGCCTGGCTCGGCAGACAGCCGCGCACGTCGAAGGGCGTGTGGCTCAAACTGGCCAAGGCCAGCGCTGGCGCCCCCTCAGTGAGCAAGGCGCAAGCGATCGACGGTGCGCTGGTCCATGGCTGGATCGATGGCCAGCTCAACCCTTTCGACGCCGACTGGTGGCTGATCCGCTTCACCCCGCGCAAGCCGCGGAGCAAATGGTCGGAGAAGAACCGCATCCGCGCGATCGAGCTGATCGCTGCGGGCCGGATCGCACCGGCGGGACAAGTGGAAATCGAGGCGGCCAAAGCGGACGGTCGCTGGGACGCGGCCTATGCGCCGCAAAGCACGATCGAGGTGCCGGATGATCTCGCCGCAGCGCTGGATGCGGAACCCGGTGCCAGGTCTTTTTTCGGCACGCTGACCGGTGCGAACCGCTACGCCATATTGTATCGCATCCATGAAGCGAAGAAGCCCGAGACCCGTGCCGCGCGGATCACGAAGTTTGTCGGCATGTGTGCGCGGGGCGAAACGGTGCACGGCAATCGGTGA
- a CDS encoding nitronate monooxygenase: MNQITSIGAERLQRRMARGAAFLGSEVAILCGAMSWVSERNLVSAMSNAGGFGLIACGAMTPELLDAEIAGTKTLTTRPFGVNLITMHPGLFDLIEVCNKHGVSHVVLAGGLPPTGSIDAIKANGAKLICFAPALSLAKKLIRSGVDALVVEGMEAGGHIGPVSTSVLAQEILPEVAEQVPVFVAGGIGRGEAIAAYLDMGAAGVQLGTRFVCATESIAHTNFKKAFIRASARDAVASVQIDPRLPVIPVRALKNASSELFTAKQREVAQLLDEGSVAMGEAQLQIEHYWAGALRRAVIDGDVENGSMMAGQSVGMVTKEEPVAEIIATLMAEAAHALEKRAA; this comes from the coding sequence ATGAATCAGATAACTTCGATCGGCGCCGAGCGCCTGCAGCGGCGCATGGCGCGGGGCGCCGCCTTCCTGGGCAGCGAGGTCGCGATCCTGTGCGGCGCCATGTCCTGGGTCAGCGAGCGCAATCTCGTCTCGGCCATGTCCAACGCCGGCGGCTTCGGCCTGATCGCGTGCGGTGCGATGACCCCAGAATTGCTCGATGCAGAGATCGCCGGCACCAAGACGCTCACGACCAGGCCGTTCGGCGTGAACCTGATCACCATGCATCCCGGCCTGTTCGACCTGATCGAGGTCTGCAACAAGCACGGCGTCAGCCATGTCGTGCTGGCGGGTGGCCTGCCGCCGACCGGCAGCATCGATGCGATCAAGGCTAATGGCGCGAAGCTGATCTGTTTCGCGCCCGCGCTCAGCCTGGCCAAGAAGCTGATCCGTTCCGGCGTCGATGCGCTGGTGGTCGAGGGCATGGAAGCGGGCGGACATATCGGCCCGGTCTCGACCAGCGTGCTGGCGCAGGAAATCCTACCCGAAGTCGCCGAGCAGGTGCCGGTGTTCGTTGCCGGCGGGATCGGCCGGGGCGAAGCGATCGCCGCTTATCTCGACATGGGTGCGGCCGGTGTGCAACTCGGCACGCGCTTCGTGTGCGCGACCGAAAGCATCGCGCACACCAATTTCAAAAAGGCCTTCATTCGCGCCTCGGCACGCGATGCGGTTGCCAGTGTGCAGATCGACCCGCGCTTGCCGGTCATTCCGGTGCGCGCGCTGAAAAACGCGTCGAGCGAGTTGTTCACCGCCAAACAGCGTGAGGTCGCGCAATTGCTCGATGAGGGCAGCGTCGCGATGGGCGAGGCGCAATTGCAGATCGAACATTATTGGGCCGGCGCGCTGCGCCGCGCGGTGATCGACGGCGATGTCGAGAATGGCTCGATGATGGCCGGCCAGTCGGTCGGTATGGTCACGAAGGAAGAACCGGTGGCCGAGATCATCGCGACGCTGATGGCCGAAGCGGCCCATGCGCTGGAGAAGCGGGCGGCCTGA
- the pal gene encoding peptidoglycan-associated lipoprotein Pal — protein MARLTTTLIIATALLATAACSKKRPETLPPAPGEQTSGPTTTDNVVPGSRADFERSVTSNTVNFALDRYDIDARAREILDSQVAWLAKWPNVPVSLEGHADERGTREYNLALGDRRANAAKNYLAGRGVNPARISTISYGKERPIALGSDEASWAQNRRAVTIVLN, from the coding sequence ATGGCCAGATTGACCACCACGCTCATCATCGCGACAGCGCTGCTTGCGACCGCGGCCTGCTCGAAGAAGCGGCCGGAAACGCTGCCGCCGGCGCCGGGTGAGCAAACCTCCGGCCCGACCACGACCGACAATGTCGTGCCCGGTTCGCGCGCCGATTTCGAGCGTTCGGTGACCAGCAACACCGTCAATTTCGCGCTCGATCGTTATGATATCGACGCCCGTGCGCGCGAAATTCTCGACAGCCAGGTGGCATGGCTCGCCAAATGGCCCAATGTCCCGGTCAGCCTCGAAGGTCATGCCGATGAACGCGGTACGCGCGAATACAATTTGGCGCTCGGTGATCGTCGTGCCAATGCGGCGAAGAATTATCTCGCCGGGCGTGGTGTGAACCCGGCGCGGATTTCGACCATCAGCTATGGTAAGGAACGCCCGATCGCACTCGGGTCGGACGAGGCAAGCTGGGCGCAGAACCGCCGCGCCGTGACGATTGTGCTGAACTAA
- a CDS encoding cell envelope biogenesis protein TolA has product MERSEKIGLGVAVLGHVVLFGALSLSWLWPPEETPKAKPIEISLVDDVALESQAPPSTEPPAQSRAPEEAPPEDAAPPEPAVEEPAPTPPAKQPEPAPAPKPAPKAPPPPKKPPVTKPDKAKTPPAKTATTAPKAASVAKATGDKPGAKRRNPGGFALSAETLKGLSAAPSKSKTATPPGATMNTQAAADIGSAIVRQVQPCANRQVKPGPGAERIRVQIRLQLNKDGSLAARPTIVGHTGVDDENGRYVDAVDRNAIATFMGCSPLRGLPIELYDVPRGWKTFSLRYNLPG; this is encoded by the coding sequence GTGGAACGGAGCGAAAAGATCGGGCTGGGCGTCGCCGTGCTGGGCCATGTCGTGCTGTTCGGCGCCTTGTCGCTGAGCTGGCTCTGGCCTCCGGAAGAAACGCCCAAGGCGAAACCGATCGAAATCTCGCTGGTCGATGATGTCGCGCTGGAGTCGCAGGCGCCGCCATCGACCGAGCCGCCGGCGCAATCGCGTGCGCCCGAAGAGGCGCCGCCCGAAGACGCCGCACCGCCCGAGCCGGCGGTGGAAGAACCTGCCCCAACGCCGCCGGCCAAGCAGCCCGAGCCCGCGCCGGCGCCCAAACCCGCGCCCAAGGCGCCGCCACCGCCCAAGAAACCGCCGGTGACGAAACCCGACAAGGCCAAGACCCCGCCGGCCAAAACCGCGACCACCGCGCCGAAAGCGGCCAGCGTCGCCAAGGCGACCGGGGACAAGCCGGGGGCGAAACGGCGCAATCCGGGTGGTTTTGCTCTGTCCGCCGAAACGCTTAAGGGTCTGTCCGCTGCGCCGTCCAAGTCCAAAACGGCAACGCCGCCGGGTGCGACGATGAATACACAGGCTGCCGCCGATATCGGTTCGGCGATCGTCCGCCAGGTTCAGCCCTGCGCCAACCGCCAGGTCAAGCCGGGACCGGGCGCCGAGCGAATCCGCGTGCAGATCCGGCTGCAGCTCAACAAGGACGGATCATTGGCTGCGCGCCCGACGATCGTCGGGCATACCGGCGTGGATGACGAAAATGGCCGCTATGTCGACGCGGTCGACCGCAACGCGATCGCGACCTTCATGGGCTGTTCGCCGCTGCGCGGCTTGCCGATCGAATTGTACGACGTGCCCCGTGGCTGGAAGACGTTCAGCCTACGTTACAATCTACCCGGGTGA
- the tolQ gene encoding protein TolQ: MSVLLNTDAATMSPIALFLQADFVVKFVMLGLLLASIWTWAIIVSFALKIGRTRKKIDRFERDFWKAEDIDAFHRIEGDSDLPIAKVFSSGVAEWRRSTASGLVDRGGTRERLATAMGASVAHEIDKLSDRLNILATVGSVAPFVGLFGTVWGIMRSFTGIAQQQSTSLAVVAPGIAEALFATAIGLFAAIPAVIAYNRFSHGINRIEARLNRFADGFHATLSRQLETEVRK, from the coding sequence ATGAGCGTATTGCTGAATACCGATGCCGCGACCATGTCGCCCATCGCCCTGTTTCTGCAGGCCGATTTCGTCGTGAAGTTCGTCATGCTCGGCCTGTTGCTGGCGAGCATATGGACTTGGGCGATCATCGTCAGCTTCGCACTCAAGATCGGGCGCACGCGCAAGAAGATCGATCGCTTCGAGCGCGATTTCTGGAAGGCCGAGGATATCGACGCCTTCCATCGTATCGAGGGCGACAGCGACCTGCCGATCGCCAAGGTCTTCTCATCCGGCGTGGCCGAATGGCGGCGCTCCACCGCAAGCGGCCTGGTCGATCGCGGCGGCACGCGTGAGCGGCTGGCGACGGCGATGGGTGCGTCGGTCGCGCATGAGATCGATAAATTGTCGGACCGGCTCAACATCCTCGCCACGGTCGGCTCGGTCGCGCCGTTCGTCGGATTGTTCGGCACCGTGTGGGGCATCATGCGCAGCTTCACCGGCATCGCGCAGCAGCAGAGCACCTCGCTCGCGGTGGTCGCACCGGGCATCGCCGAAGCGCTGTTCGCGACCGCGATCGGCCTGTTCGCGGCGATTCCGGCGGTGATCGCCTATAACCGCTTCAGCCATGGCATCAACCGGATCGAGGCGCGGCTCAATCGTTTCGCCGATGGCTTCCATGCGACGCTGAGCCGGCAACTCGAGACCGAGGTTCGGAAATAG